The following are from one region of the Ochotona princeps isolate mOchPri1 chromosome 4, mOchPri1.hap1, whole genome shotgun sequence genome:
- the SLC3A2 gene encoding 4F2 cell-surface antigen heavy chain: MEPKDPELPEPEAGILSDPREAPAALSGTGVQGLAAGGEPGTMSQDTEVDMKEVELNELEPEKQPMNVASEAAVAGGAEKNGLVKIKVAEDEAEAAPAAKFTGLSKEELLKVAGSPGWVRTRWALLLLFWLGWLGMLAGAVVIIVRAPRCRELPAQHWWHRGALYRVGDLQAFQARDSGDLAGLKDRLDYLSSLKVKGLVLGPIHKNQKDDVAGTDLKAIDPALGSREDFDSLLLAANKKSIHVILDLTPNYLGENSWFLPTQVDVVAAKMKEALDFWLQAGVYGFQVRDVENLTNAASHLAEWQNMTKSFKEDRLLLVGTGSSGLRPTLDLLESTKDLLLTSSYLASSTFTAEHTKLLITQYLNATDSHWCSWSLSQAGLLTSFVPAQLLRLYQLLLFTLPGTPVFSYGDEIGLQATLPGQPAKAPVMLWDESSLPSASVGANMTVKGQNEDPSSLLSLFRRLSDQRGKERSLLHGDFHVLSTGYSLFSYVRHWDQNDRFLVVLNFGDVGLSARLGASSLPASASLPAEANLLLSTHPGREEGTSLALEQLHLEPHEGLLLRFPYVA; the protein is encoded by the exons ATGGAGCCCAAGGACCCCGAGCTTCCCGAGCCGGAGGCCGGCATCCTGTCGGATCCTCGCGAGGCGCCCGCTGCTCTTTCGGGGACTGGTGTCCAGGGTCTCGCCGCGGGGGGCGAACCAG GCACCATGAGCCAGGACACCGAGGTGGATATGAAGGAGGTGGAGCTGAACGAGCTGGAGCCCGAGAAGCAGCCGATGAACGTGGCGTCTGAGGCGGCCGTGGCTGGCGGCGCAGAGAAGAACGGGCTGGTGAAGATCAAGGTGGCCGAGGACGAGGCGGAGGCGGCTCCGGCGGCCAAGTTCACGGGCCTGTCCAAGGAGGAGCTGCTCAAGGTGGCCGGCAGCCCCGGCTGGGTGCGCACGCGCTgggcgctgctgctgctcttctggcTCGGCTGGCTCGGCATGCTGGCCGGAGCGGTGGTCATCATCGTGCGGGCGCCGCGCTGCCGCGAGCTGCCGGCTCAGCACTGGTGGCACAGGGGCGCCCTCTACCGCGTCGGCGACCTGCAGGCCTTCCAGGCCCGCGACTCGGGCGACCTCGCGG gtctgaaGGATCGCCTTGACTACCTGAGCTCGCTGAAGGTGAAGGGCttggtgctgggccccattcaCAAGAATCAGAAGGATGATGTCGCGGGGACCGACCTGAAGGCCATCGACccggctctgggctccagggaaGATTTTGACAGTTTGCTGCTGGCTGCCAACAAGAAAA GCATCCATGTCATTCTGGATCTCACCCCCAACTACCTGGGCGAGAACTCCTGGTTCCTCCCCACTCAGGTTGATGTTGTGGCCGCCAAGATGAAG GAAGCTCTGGACTTCTGGCTGCAGGCTGGCGTGTATGGCTTCCAAGTTCGGGACGTGGAGAATCTGACG AATGCAGCCTCACACTTGGCCGAGTGGCAGAACATGACTAAGAGCTTCAAGGAAGACAG GCTGCTACTTGTAGGAACTGGGTCCTCTGGCCTTCGTCCGACCCTGGACCTGCTCGAGTCCACCAAGGACCTTCTGCTGACCAGCTCGTACCTGGCATCCTCCACTTTTACTGCTGAGCATACGAAATTGCTCATTACCCAGTATTTGAACGCCACGGACAGTCACTGGTGCAGCTGGAGC CTGTCACAGGCTGGGCTGCTGACTTCCTTTGTGCCGGCTCAACTCCTCCGACTCTACCAGCTGCTGCTCTTCACCCTACCCGGAACCCCTGTTTTCAGCTACGGGGATGAGATTGGTCTGCAGGCCACGCTTCCTGGACAG CCTGCCAAGGCCCCAGTCATGCTGTGGGATGAGTCCAGCCTGCCCAGCGCTTCTGTGGGGGCCAACATGACGGTGAAG GGTCAGAACGAAGACCCTAGCTCGCTCCTGTCCCTCTTCCGGCGGCTGAGTGACCAGCGGGGCAAGGAGCGCTCCTTGCTGCACGGCGACTTCCACGTGCTCTCCACCGGCTACAGCCTCTTCTCCTACGTCCGCCACTGGGACCAGAACGATCGGTTCCTGGTGGTGCTCAACTTTGGGGACGTGGGCTTGTCAGCCAGGCTGGGGGCCTCCAGCCTGCCTGCCAGCGCCAGTCTGCCAGCCGAGGCCAACCTGCTGCTCAGCACCCACCCAGGCCGCGAGGAGGGCACCTCCCTCGCACTGGAGCAGCTGCACCTAGAGCCTCACGAAGGGCTGCTTCTCCGCTTCCCCTACGTGGCCTGA